The proteins below come from a single Streptococcus hyointestinalis genomic window:
- a CDS encoding bifunctional hydroxymethylpyrimidine kinase/phosphomethylpyrimidine kinase, whose protein sequence is MMSSHILAISGNDIFSGGGLHADLTTFAANKLHGFLAVSCLTALTSNGFEVIPIDATVVKQQLDSLVDVDFAAIKLGLLPNVEVAEQALHFVQNHKDTPVVLDPVLVCKEKHDLEVSSLRDELVKFFPYVTIITPNLVEAQLLAQMEIKTLDDMKAAAKKLHDLGAGYVVIKGGSRFDDKEAIDLFYDGDDFTFLRASILGGNNIGAGCTFASSIASKIAKSEPVEEAVRQSKDFVRDAISHADDYGVNQLF, encoded by the coding sequence TTGATGAGTTCTCATATCTTAGCGATTTCAGGAAATGATATTTTCAGTGGTGGTGGTTTGCACGCTGACTTGACAACCTTTGCAGCCAATAAACTGCATGGTTTCTTGGCGGTGTCTTGTCTGACAGCTCTGACGTCCAATGGTTTTGAGGTCATTCCCATTGATGCGACGGTGGTCAAGCAGCAACTAGATAGCTTGGTAGATGTTGACTTTGCAGCTATTAAGCTGGGGCTTTTGCCAAATGTTGAGGTGGCAGAGCAGGCGCTTCACTTTGTCCAAAATCATAAGGACACGCCTGTCGTGCTAGATCCTGTCCTCGTGTGTAAGGAAAAGCATGACCTTGAGGTCAGCTCACTGCGGGATGAATTGGTCAAATTTTTCCCTTATGTGACGATTATCACGCCAAATCTGGTAGAAGCGCAGCTATTAGCTCAGATGGAGATTAAGACCCTTGATGACATGAAAGCAGCAGCAAAGAAACTACACGATCTTGGCGCAGGTTACGTGGTCATTAAAGGGGGGAGCCGTTTTGATGACAAGGAAGCCATCGACCTCTTTTATGATGGCGACGACTTTACCTTTTTACGTGCTTCCATCCTTGGTGGCAATAACATCGGTGCTGGCTGTACCTTTGCCTCAAGTATCGCTAGTAAAATCGCTAAAAGCGAGCCTGTCGAAGAAGCAGTGCGTCAGTCTAAAGACTTTGTGCGTGACGCTATTAGTCATGCGGACGACTATGGTGTCAATCAGTTGTTTTAG
- a CDS encoding glycoside hydrolase family 13 protein, with product MKHWWQKATIYQIYPKSFKDSNDDGIGDLQGIIEKLDYLEELGISAIWLSPVYQSPMDDNGYDISDYEKIAECFGDMSDMDELLLEAKRRGIRIIMDLVVNHTSDEHAWFVTAKENPNSPERDFYIWRDQPNALESLFGGSAWQYDEKSQQYYLHLFSKKQPDLNWENPALRQKVYDMMNFWIDKGIGGFRMDVIDMIGKAPDKGITTNGPKLHDYLKEMHQATLKDKDLLTVGETWGATPAIAKAYSNPDNHELSMVFQFEHIGLQHLDNHPKWDFTSLDVPRLKAIFSKWQIELDPTEGWNSLFWNNHDLPRVLSIWGNEMTYREKSGKAFAILLHLLRGTPYIYQGEEIGMLNYPFKADFSEIEDIESRNFIAEARQAGKQEETIIESIRKVSRDNARTPMQWDDSPQAGFSTTKPWLPVNPNYQTINVAKALADKNSLFYTYQALIKLRKEEDWLVDADYELLETSSKVFAYLRKTTDKTYLVLVNLSDETQSFTSNYTIKDTIITNTKTPQTLENLTLEPWDAFCLEVD from the coding sequence ATGAAGCATTGGTGGCAAAAAGCGACGATTTACCAGATTTACCCTAAGAGTTTTAAGGACAGTAATGACGATGGTATCGGTGATTTACAAGGGATTATAGAAAAGCTGGATTACCTAGAGGAACTGGGGATTTCTGCCATTTGGCTATCACCCGTTTACCAGAGCCCTATGGATGACAATGGCTATGACATTTCCGATTATGAGAAGATTGCCGAGTGCTTTGGTGATATGAGTGACATGGATGAGCTGCTTCTAGAGGCGAAGCGCCGTGGTATTCGTATCATCATGGACTTGGTGGTCAATCACACCTCTGATGAGCATGCTTGGTTCGTCACAGCTAAGGAAAATCCAAACAGCCCTGAACGTGATTTTTACATCTGGCGTGACCAGCCTAACGCCCTTGAATCCCTCTTTGGTGGCTCTGCTTGGCAATATGATGAAAAGTCACAGCAGTACTATCTCCACCTCTTTAGTAAGAAACAACCTGACCTAAACTGGGAAAATCCTGCCCTGCGCCAAAAGGTCTACGACATGATGAACTTTTGGATTGACAAGGGTATCGGTGGCTTTCGCATGGACGTTATTGACATGATCGGGAAAGCCCCAGATAAGGGTATCACGACAAATGGACCTAAGCTCCATGACTACCTGAAGGAAATGCACCAAGCAACCTTAAAAGACAAGGATTTATTGACCGTTGGAGAGACTTGGGGAGCGACACCTGCTATTGCCAAAGCCTACTCAAACCCAGACAATCACGAGCTTTCTATGGTCTTTCAGTTTGAGCACATCGGACTGCAGCACCTTGACAACCACCCTAAGTGGGACTTTACCAGCCTAGATGTGCCTCGTCTCAAAGCTATCTTTAGCAAGTGGCAGATTGAGCTTGACCCTACTGAGGGCTGGAACTCTCTTTTCTGGAACAATCACGACTTGCCTCGTGTCCTCTCTATCTGGGGGAATGAGATGACCTATCGTGAAAAATCTGGCAAAGCCTTTGCCATTCTGTTGCACCTCTTGCGTGGGACGCCTTACATCTATCAAGGCGAAGAAATCGGTATGCTCAACTACCCTTTCAAGGCAGACTTTTCTGAGATAGAGGACATCGAATCTCGCAACTTCATCGCTGAAGCCAGACAAGCTGGCAAGCAAGAAGAAACTATCATCGAGAGCATTCGTAAGGTCAGCCGTGACAATGCTAGAACCCCTATGCAGTGGGATGATAGCCCTCAAGCAGGCTTTTCAACTACCAAGCCTTGGCTACCTGTCAATCCTAACTACCAGACTATCAACGTCGCTAAAGCCCTAGCCGACAAAAACAGTCTCTTTTACACCTACCAAGCCCTCATCAAGCTCCGTAAAGAAGAGGATTGGCTGGTGGACGCTGACTATGAACTACTCGAGACGAGTAGCAAGGTCTTTGCCTACCTCAGAAAAACAACTGACAAGACCTACCTGGTCCTTGTCAATCTCTCTGATGAGACGCAAAGCTTTACCAGCAACTACACGATAAAAGACACCATCATCACAAATACCAAGACCCCACAAACACTTGAAAACCTCACACTAGAACCTTGGGACGCCTTTTGCCTTGAGGTGGACTAA
- a CDS encoding AraC family transcriptional regulator → MNLLQTYNEFEFTNTDLTVDHFGAEMCASHYAFGPTIRDNYVLHFIVEGKGKFHIDETIWELQAGDMFLLPKDKMTFYRADKQEPWAYLWVGFSGNKADYFLNQSQITEHYICHSTLDSKVLNQLYKIMRFSKQTSTITTELEITGELFRLLAYLIEEQPKKHSLSHNITQQHYTKQALRIIHNHYDSHLQVNEIAKELNLSRSYLYKLFKEQTGYALKDYILKVKLEKSQQLLANPRFSITEIASMVGFTDSLAFSKRFKKQYGQSPSQYRRQLSETTEKNIY, encoded by the coding sequence ATGAATTTACTACAAACCTATAACGAATTTGAATTTACCAATACAGATTTAACAGTAGATCACTTTGGTGCGGAGATGTGTGCCAGTCATTACGCTTTTGGTCCTACTATTCGAGATAATTACGTTTTGCATTTTATTGTTGAGGGAAAGGGAAAATTCCATATTGATGAGACCATTTGGGAATTGCAAGCAGGCGATATGTTTCTCCTGCCTAAGGATAAAATGACCTTTTACCGTGCTGATAAACAGGAGCCTTGGGCTTATCTTTGGGTCGGTTTTAGCGGAAATAAAGCTGACTATTTTCTCAATCAATCCCAAATAACAGAACATTATATCTGCCATTCGACTCTTGACTCAAAGGTTCTCAATCAACTCTATAAAATCATGCGTTTCTCTAAACAAACCTCCACAATCACAACAGAATTAGAAATCACTGGTGAGCTTTTTCGGCTATTGGCTTATCTCATTGAAGAGCAACCAAAAAAACACAGTCTAAGCCACAATATCACTCAACAACACTACACCAAACAAGCGCTTCGTATCATTCATAACCACTACGATAGTCATTTACAAGTCAATGAGATAGCAAAAGAACTTAATCTCAGTCGCAGTTATCTCTACAAACTTTTCAAAGAACAAACAGGATATGCACTAAAAGACTACATCCTCAAGGTGAAGTTAGAAAAAAGCCAACAATTATTAGCAAATCCTCGTTTTTCTATTACAGAAATCGCCAGTATGGTTGGTTTCACAGATAGCCTTGCTTTTAGCAAGCGATTTAAAAAACAATATGGGCAAAGCCCTAGTCAATACCGTCGACAGCTTTCAGAGACGACTGAAAAAAACATCTACTGA